The Chryseobacterium sp. 52 genome includes a region encoding these proteins:
- a CDS encoding HAD-IIIC family phosphatase, translating into MYKTFSELKKELRRDIPQLKKIKVALLGDTATQFLNIALRGTAINEGFEFEVFEADFGQISRQILDPSSEYYEFNADYTIIFESSHKLLNQYYKSYHTQTAFAENKISYIEELYRNIQSRTKSRVIYCNFPGINNQVFGNFAHKVESSFVFQLNKLNYLLSAELALKNDNFFIADLLSIQNKWGRDFMFSPSIYVNTEMVLSLDSLPIVAHHMTDVISSLEGKFKKCLILDLDNTTWGGIIGDDGLEKIQIGSLGIGKAFTEFQYWIKALQKRGVILAVCSKNDEDKAREPFEKHPDMILKLEDIAVFVANWENKADNIRKIQNILNIGFDSMVFLDDNPFERNIVRENLPEVCVPELPEDPAEYLEYLYGLNLFETASFSENDAERTKQYQVEAKRAVDLDRFTNVEDFLKSMAMTSDVKSFDSFSKPRVSQLTQRSNQFNLRTVRYTEQDVESLINSEEHYTLSFTLEDKYGDNGLICVIVMEKTDQETLFINTWLMSCRVLKRGMEDFTLNTIVDAARKNGYKYVVGEYLPTAKNQMVKDHYERLGFTAEKDRWILNVHDYQSKEVFISPKI; encoded by the coding sequence ATGTACAAAACGTTTTCGGAACTGAAAAAAGAGCTCCGCAGAGATATCCCTCAGCTTAAGAAGATCAAGGTTGCATTACTAGGAGATACTGCTACACAGTTTCTCAATATTGCTTTGAGGGGAACTGCTATTAATGAAGGCTTTGAATTCGAAGTTTTTGAAGCAGATTTCGGTCAGATTTCAAGGCAGATCCTGGATCCTTCTTCAGAGTATTATGAGTTTAATGCAGATTATACCATTATTTTTGAATCTTCTCATAAGCTGTTAAATCAATATTATAAATCGTATCATACACAGACTGCCTTCGCAGAAAATAAAATCTCCTATATTGAGGAGCTTTACCGTAACATTCAGAGCAGAACGAAGAGCAGAGTGATCTACTGTAATTTTCCGGGGATCAATAACCAGGTCTTTGGGAATTTTGCTCATAAAGTAGAATCTTCCTTTGTTTTTCAGCTGAATAAACTCAATTATCTGCTTTCGGCAGAACTGGCGCTCAAAAATGATAACTTCTTTATTGCAGACCTGCTTTCAATTCAGAATAAGTGGGGTAGAGATTTTATGTTCTCCCCGAGTATCTATGTGAATACCGAAATGGTACTTTCACTGGATTCCCTGCCTATTGTAGCCCACCATATGACAGATGTGATTTCTTCTCTTGAAGGGAAGTTTAAAAAATGTCTGATTCTGGATCTTGACAATACGACATGGGGTGGAATTATCGGGGATGATGGTCTGGAGAAAATTCAGATCGGAAGTCTGGGAATTGGAAAAGCATTTACAGAGTTTCAGTATTGGATAAAAGCGCTTCAAAAAAGGGGCGTAATTCTGGCGGTATGCAGCAAGAATGATGAAGATAAAGCCAGAGAGCCTTTTGAAAAACATCCGGATATGATCCTTAAACTGGAAGATATTGCCGTTTTTGTGGCGAATTGGGAGAATAAGGCCGATAATATCAGAAAGATCCAGAATATACTGAATATTGGATTTGATTCCATGGTGTTTCTGGATGACAATCCGTTTGAAAGAAATATTGTAAGGGAAAACCTTCCTGAGGTTTGTGTTCCCGAGCTGCCGGAAGATCCTGCAGAATATCTGGAGTATTTATATGGTTTAAATCTTTTTGAAACTGCCAGTTTTTCAGAGAATGATGCAGAAAGAACGAAACAGTATCAGGTAGAAGCAAAACGAGCGGTTGATCTGGACCGTTTCACCAATGTGGAAGATTTCCTGAAAAGTATGGCGATGACCTCTGATGTAAAGTCTTTTGACAGTTTTTCTAAGCCAAGAGTTTCCCAGCTTACCCAGCGTTCCAATCAGTTTAATCTGAGAACGGTAAGGTATACGGAACAGGATGTTGAAAGTCTGATCAATTCAGAAGAACATTATACTCTTTCTTTCACGCTGGAGGATAAATACGGGGATAACGGACTGATCTGTGTGATCGTTATGGAAAAGACAGATCAGGAAACATTATTTATCAATACATGGCTCATGAGCTGCCGCGTTCTGAAAAGAGGAATGGAAGACTTTACCCTGAATACGATCGTAGATGCAGCCAGAAAAAATGGGTATAAATATGTGGTTGGAGAATACCTGCCGACGGCTAAAAATCAGATGGTAAAAGACCATTATGAAAGATTAGGATTTACGGCTGAGAAAGACAGATGGATTTTGAATGTCCATGATTATCAATCTAAAGAAGTTTTTATAAGCCCTAAAATATGA
- a CDS encoding acyltransferase family protein, translating to MKISQITFTRFLAAIAIVISHFNKDMFVYKTDYISNIFLKANVGVSYFFILSGFIMIVAYHKKEKIGYFEYYKNRFARIYPLYVLGLLLYLVTRFSNFSIGNGFLYLFGLQSWIPGKAMILNFPGWSISVEFLFYLIFPLLYNYFYSKKNKSIWVAAIVLWMITQVFSHLYEASPSYKGPHTESHEFLYYFPLMHVSEFLVGNLAGLYFVKNFKQKNYDIPVILIFSAIMLSLIFVPLFYHNGLMALLFIPLIILISWNNGFVTKLFSLKPLEYLGEASYAVYITHIPILYILREVLKWQKLTLDSNGIFWIYLVVLIITSMLFYQFIEKPLRDYLKKPNIR from the coding sequence ATGAAGATAAGTCAGATTACCTTTACCCGATTTCTTGCTGCAATAGCCATTGTCATTTCCCATTTTAATAAAGATATGTTTGTCTATAAGACTGATTATATTTCAAACATCTTTTTAAAAGCCAATGTGGGGGTGAGTTATTTTTTTATCCTTTCCGGGTTTATTATGATTGTGGCTTATCATAAGAAAGAAAAAATCGGGTATTTTGAATATTATAAGAACAGGTTTGCGAGAATCTATCCACTGTATGTGCTGGGATTGCTGCTTTATCTGGTAACCAGGTTTTCTAATTTCAGTATCGGTAATGGATTTCTGTACCTGTTCGGGCTGCAAAGCTGGATTCCTGGTAAAGCTATGATCCTGAATTTTCCGGGATGGTCTATTTCTGTGGAATTTCTGTTTTATCTGATCTTTCCGCTGCTGTATAATTATTTTTATTCCAAAAAGAATAAAAGTATCTGGGTGGCTGCTATTGTTTTATGGATGATTACACAGGTGTTTTCTCATCTTTATGAAGCTTCACCGTCTTATAAAGGACCGCACACTGAAAGCCACGAGTTTCTGTATTATTTTCCGCTGATGCATGTGAGTGAATTTCTGGTTGGAAATCTTGCCGGATTGTATTTTGTGAAAAACTTTAAGCAGAAGAATTATGATATTCCGGTGATCCTGATTTTCTCAGCGATTATGCTTTCATTGATTTTTGTTCCTTTATTTTACCATAATGGACTGATGGCATTGCTTTTTATTCCCCTCATCATTTTAATCTCATGGAATAACGGGTTCGTGACAAAGCTTTTTTCATTAAAACCACTGGAATATCTCGGAGAAGCAAGCTACGCCGTCTATATTACCCATATTCCTATTCTCTATATCCTGAGAGAAGTGTTGAAATGGCAAAAGCTTACCCTTGATAGTAACGGTATATTTTGGATTTATCTGGTTGTTCTCATTATTACTTCGATGTTGTTTTATCAATTTATTGAAAAACCGCTTAGAGACTATCTTAAAAAACCAAATATCAGATAA
- a CDS encoding class I SAM-dependent methyltransferase, translating into MSEITRVLKTFIGYLKRPDLYPELGRKIIKNTVNRGNAFKGKEKTNSWAAGKAVSQREAISKLFGLEMEAFRTDYAEVLRTAEQREKVCPVKMGGPGALELIYYACEFANAQHVVETGVAYGWSSLASLLSLTKRNGTLYSSDMPYLAQDGDQYVGYVVPEELKNNWKLFRFADKESLPKIFTENSVFDVLHYDSDKSYNGRMWAYEELYKHLKKGGVFISDDIGDNSAYQDFCEKNSIETTVVEYEGKYIGVFVK; encoded by the coding sequence GTGAGTGAAATAACAAGGGTTCTCAAAACATTTATAGGGTATCTGAAAAGACCCGATCTTTATCCGGAACTAGGCCGGAAAATTATTAAAAATACAGTCAACAGAGGCAATGCTTTCAAAGGCAAAGAAAAAACAAATTCCTGGGCTGCAGGAAAGGCTGTTTCCCAGAGAGAAGCTATTTCAAAGCTGTTTGGGCTTGAAATGGAAGCTTTCCGTACTGATTATGCAGAGGTTTTACGAACTGCAGAACAGCGTGAAAAGGTATGTCCTGTAAAAATGGGAGGTCCCGGAGCTTTGGAGCTGATTTACTATGCATGTGAATTTGCCAATGCGCAGCATGTCGTGGAAACAGGTGTAGCATATGGGTGGTCATCACTGGCCTCACTTCTGTCTCTGACAAAAAGAAACGGAACGCTTTACAGTTCTGATATGCCGTATCTGGCACAGGATGGTGATCAGTATGTAGGATATGTCGTTCCGGAAGAATTAAAAAACAACTGGAAATTATTCCGTTTTGCAGATAAAGAATCGCTGCCGAAAATTTTTACTGAAAATTCCGTTTTTGATGTTCTTCATTATGACTCAGATAAGAGTTATAACGGAAGAATGTGGGCGTATGAAGAGTTGTATAAGCACTTGAAGAAAGGCGGAGTTTTTATCAGTGACGATATTGGCGATAATTCTGCTTATCAGGATTTCTGTGAAAAAAACAGCATAGAAACAACGGTAGTGGAATATGAAGGAAAGTATATCGGTGTTTTTGTCAAGTGA
- a CDS encoding acyltransferase, translated as MFYNFFEKIYRKQQLSILKKNPKVFFENIRLGVGGRFVLDKDIKKVSIGKSVEFRNYTCILVTKEATLEIGDRFFMNNFCSINCLEHISIGENTLFGENVRLYDHNHAYETSPVFKIHSAQFTKAPIKIGSNCWLGSNVTVLKGVTIGDNCIIGAGCTIYKDIPANTQVVNKQNLVFNSL; from the coding sequence ATGTTCTACAATTTTTTCGAAAAAATCTACAGAAAGCAGCAGCTTTCTATCCTGAAGAAAAATCCTAAAGTATTTTTTGAAAATATCAGACTCGGTGTAGGCGGCCGCTTCGTCCTCGATAAGGATATAAAAAAAGTGAGCATCGGAAAGTCTGTGGAATTTAGAAACTACACGTGTATTCTGGTTACGAAAGAAGCAACCTTAGAAATAGGTGATCGTTTTTTTATGAACAATTTCTGCTCGATCAATTGCCTTGAACATATCTCAATTGGTGAAAACACGTTATTTGGTGAAAATGTCAGACTTTATGATCATAACCACGCCTATGAGACTTCTCCGGTATTCAAAATCCATTCAGCACAATTTACAAAAGCTCCGATAAAAATAGGAAGCAACTGCTGGCTTGGCAGTAATGTGACCGTACTGAAAGGGGTAACGATTGGTGACAACTGTATCATCGGGGCCGGATGTACCATTTATAAAGATATTCCTGCCAACACACAGGTTGTCAATAAACAAAATTTAGTATTCAATTCTCTTTAA